The following are encoded in a window of Acidobacteriota bacterium genomic DNA:
- a CDS encoding multiheme c-type cytochrome, with translation MTLEQKRIVIAVLAFLFLASLILVQKLEVSRRAQEAGLEAHPVAVPANSKACVDCHVQSNPGIIAHWKGSTHAASGVGCVECHAAEQDDADVFTHYGAAIATVVTPRDCSRCHREVAEEFERSHHAAGGNILASLDNFLAETVEGARQPFNPHSPTPGKAVDMVNGTASAFSGCQQCHGSKIALLGTDGAMITVDDLQPDANGKPTNQEAVARIVKDDRGRPLFHSGTWPNTGIGRLNLDGSRGSCSACHSRHDFSPRRARQPENCGKCHLGPDHPQKEIFEESKHGVAYRDLRDEMDLDGESWVLGEDYSQAPTCATCHMSGHSRNGGKITHDPGERISWTNRPPVSLVMDTDINGDIVKAIDPTERRALIVDTAEAKRTRMKEVCSHCHTPDYVNSFYRQYDDLVILYNEKFAKPGQAIIAALRDEGLITPTQFDEEIEWIWFYLWHHEGRRARHGASMMAPDYTHWHGMFEVAERFYMELIPAARELVDHGREEGNRAGARRVEEVVDEILARPEHEWFEQGAAEEMAAIRKAMEERYGQGGEKP, from the coding sequence ATGACCCTCGAGCAAAAGCGCATCGTCATCGCCGTCCTGGCCTTCTTGTTTCTGGCCTCGCTGATCCTGGTGCAGAAGCTCGAGGTCAGCCGGCGGGCCCAGGAGGCCGGGCTGGAGGCGCATCCCGTCGCGGTGCCCGCCAACTCCAAGGCCTGTGTCGACTGCCACGTGCAGAGCAATCCGGGGATCATCGCCCACTGGAAGGGCAGCACCCACGCCGCCTCCGGCGTCGGCTGCGTCGAGTGCCATGCGGCGGAGCAGGACGACGCCGACGTCTTCACCCATTACGGCGCCGCCATCGCCACGGTGGTGACACCACGGGACTGCAGCCGCTGTCACCGCGAGGTGGCGGAGGAGTTCGAGCGCAGCCACCACGCCGCCGGCGGCAACATCCTGGCCTCGCTGGACAACTTCCTGGCGGAAACGGTAGAGGGAGCCCGACAGCCCTTCAACCCCCACTCGCCGACCCCCGGCAAGGCGGTGGACATGGTCAACGGCACCGCCAGCGCATTCTCCGGGTGTCAGCAGTGCCACGGCTCCAAGATCGCCCTGCTAGGCACCGACGGCGCCATGATCACCGTCGACGATCTGCAGCCCGACGCCAACGGCAAGCCCACCAATCAGGAAGCGGTGGCGCGCATCGTCAAGGACGACCGCGGCCGGCCCCTCTTCCATTCGGGCACCTGGCCCAACACCGGCATCGGTCGCCTCAACCTGGACGGTTCCCGGGGCTCCTGCAGCGCCTGCCACAGCCGTCACGACTTCTCTCCCCGCCGCGCCCGGCAGCCGGAGAATTGCGGCAAATGCCACCTCGGGCCGGACCATCCCCAAAAGGAGATCTTCGAAGAGTCGAAGCACGGTGTCGCCTACCGCGACCTGCGGGACGAGATGGATCTGGACGGCGAGAGCTGGGTGCTCGGGGAGGATTACTCCCAGGCTCCCACCTGCGCCACGTGTCATATGTCCGGCCACAGTCGCAACGGCGGCAAGATCACCCACGATCCCGGTGAGCGCATCTCCTGGACCAACCGGCCGCCGGTGAGTCTGGTGATGGACACGGACATCAACGGCGACATCGTCAAGGCCATCGATCCGACGGAGCGGCGGGCCCTCATCGTCGACACCGCCGAGGCCAAGCGCACGCGCATGAAGGAAGTGTGCTCCCACTGCCACACCCCGGACTACGTCAACTCCTTCTACCGGCAGTACGACGACCTGGTGATCCTCTACAACGAGAAATTCGCCAAGCCCGGCCAGGCCATCATCGCCGCCCTGCGGGACGAAGGCCTGATCACGCCGACCCAATTCGACGAAGAGATCGAGTGGATCTGGTTCTACCTCTGGCACCACGAGGGCCGCCGCGCCCGCCATGGCGCCTCCATGATGGCGCCGGATTACACCCATTGGCACGGCATGTTCGAGGTCGCGGAACGCTTCTATATGGAGCTCATCCCCGCCGCCCGGGAGCTCGTGGACCACGGCCGGGAGGAGGGCAACCGCGCCGGTGCCCGCCGGGTGGAAGAGGTGGTGGACGAGATCCTGGCGCGCCCGGAGCACGAGTGGTTCGAGCAGGGTGCGGCGGAGGAGATGGCCGCCATCCGCAAGGCCATGGAGGAGCGCTACGGACAGGGAGGAGAGAAACCATGA
- a CDS encoding molybdopterin-dependent oxidoreductase, which yields MSQDRKLSAGLDRRTFFKILGTGGTAVAFSCGDREKAERLAEDDTAVRDADLSWGKAPCRFCGTGCGVEVGVQEGRVMAVRGDAASPVNRGLLCVKGYHLPAFLYGEDRLTRPLRRHPDGREEHISWDEALDLIAAEYSKALEEKGPEGVGVYGSGQWTVFDGYTALKWVKGGMRSNNLDPNARLCMASAVAGFMTQFQSDEPMGCYEDFEAGDDFVLWGNNMAEMHPVLYSRILEHKRLDPNVRIVDIGTRRTPTTEYADLYVEIRPGSDLALANGLLHLLVENGRVNRSFVDENVVFRRGIEDLEEIGYGCYGEQAERYTFKDQPQESSLAELRSFLQDYRPARVAELTGVPEPQIHALAELYGDPRRGTVSLWCMGVNQHTRGTWMNNLITDLHLITGKIGRPGANPLSLTGQPSACGTAREVGTLANRLPADMVVTKEEHRQKAEEIWGLEPGTINPKPGYHAVDMFRAFQRGDLQALWVQTTNPWVSLPNLHRFERRPGDGRFLVVSDIYPTPTTAAADLVLPAAAWVEREGVFGNTERRTQQWNQLVPPPGEAKEDAWQMIQVAQRMGMEHLFPWSEDDWHEPMFEEYRRFTLGVGKDLASYQQLKETRGLRWPVVDGKETPYRYTAGYDPYVKKDSGVHFYKAKGYGEKAAFWLRPYHPPAEVPDDEYPFWLSTGRILEHWHTGSMTRRVRQLHQAAPQAYAELNRADAAEMGIQGGDRIRLISRRGEMELTAQIDGRGKPPRGSVFVPFFDESKRINELTLDAMDNISKEPDYKKCAVRVERA from the coding sequence ATGAGCCAGGACCGCAAGCTTTCCGCCGGCCTCGACCGGCGGACCTTCTTCAAGATACTAGGAACCGGCGGCACCGCCGTCGCATTCTCCTGCGGCGACCGGGAAAAGGCCGAGCGCCTAGCGGAAGACGACACCGCCGTCCGCGACGCCGACCTGAGCTGGGGCAAGGCCCCCTGCCGCTTCTGCGGCACCGGCTGTGGCGTCGAGGTGGGAGTCCAAGAAGGCCGCGTGATGGCGGTACGGGGAGACGCGGCGAGCCCGGTGAACCGGGGCCTGCTGTGCGTCAAGGGCTACCACCTGCCGGCCTTCCTCTACGGTGAGGATCGTCTGACCCGCCCTCTGCGCCGGCACCCCGATGGCCGGGAAGAGCACATCTCCTGGGACGAGGCCCTGGACCTCATCGCCGCCGAGTACAGCAAGGCCTTAGAAGAAAAGGGACCCGAGGGGGTCGGAGTCTACGGCTCCGGTCAGTGGACGGTCTTCGACGGCTACACCGCCCTCAAATGGGTCAAGGGCGGCATGCGCTCGAACAACCTGGATCCCAACGCCCGGCTGTGCATGGCCAGCGCCGTCGCCGGCTTCATGACCCAATTCCAATCCGACGAGCCCATGGGCTGCTACGAGGACTTCGAGGCCGGCGACGACTTCGTGCTGTGGGGCAACAACATGGCGGAAATGCACCCGGTGCTCTACAGTCGCATCCTGGAGCACAAACGCCTCGACCCCAACGTGCGTATCGTCGACATCGGCACCCGGCGCACTCCCACCACCGAATACGCCGACCTCTACGTGGAGATCCGCCCCGGCAGCGACCTGGCCCTGGCCAACGGCCTTCTGCACCTGCTGGTGGAAAACGGCCGAGTCAACCGGAGCTTCGTGGACGAGAACGTGGTCTTCCGCCGCGGCATCGAGGACCTGGAGGAGATCGGCTACGGCTGCTACGGCGAGCAGGCGGAACGCTACACCTTCAAGGACCAGCCGCAGGAGAGCTCCCTGGCGGAGCTCCGCTCTTTCCTCCAGGACTATCGCCCTGCGCGGGTAGCGGAGCTCACCGGCGTGCCGGAGCCGCAGATCCACGCTCTCGCGGAGCTCTACGGCGATCCCCGCCGGGGCACCGTCAGCCTGTGGTGCATGGGGGTCAACCAGCACACCCGCGGCACCTGGATGAACAACCTGATCACCGATCTGCACCTGATCACCGGCAAGATCGGCCGCCCCGGCGCCAACCCCCTGAGCCTCACCGGCCAGCCCTCCGCCTGCGGCACCGCCCGGGAGGTGGGAACCCTCGCCAACCGGCTACCCGCCGACATGGTGGTGACCAAGGAGGAGCACCGGCAGAAGGCCGAGGAGATCTGGGGGCTGGAGCCGGGAACCATCAACCCCAAGCCCGGGTACCACGCGGTGGATATGTTCCGTGCCTTCCAGCGCGGTGACCTCCAGGCCCTGTGGGTCCAGACCACCAACCCGTGGGTCAGCCTGCCGAACCTGCACCGCTTCGAGCGGCGCCCCGGGGACGGGCGCTTCCTGGTGGTTTCGGACATCTACCCCACCCCCACCACCGCCGCCGCCGACCTGGTGCTCCCCGCCGCCGCCTGGGTTGAGCGGGAAGGAGTCTTCGGCAACACCGAGCGGCGCACCCAGCAGTGGAACCAGTTGGTGCCCCCTCCCGGCGAGGCCAAGGAGGACGCCTGGCAGATGATCCAGGTGGCCCAGCGCATGGGAATGGAGCACCTCTTCCCCTGGTCCGAGGACGACTGGCACGAGCCCATGTTCGAGGAGTACCGACGCTTCACCCTGGGAGTGGGCAAGGATCTGGCCAGCTACCAGCAACTGAAGGAAACCCGCGGGCTGCGCTGGCCGGTGGTGGACGGCAAGGAAACCCCCTACCGCTACACCGCCGGCTACGACCCGTATGTGAAGAAAGATTCCGGCGTCCACTTCTACAAGGCCAAAGGCTATGGCGAGAAGGCCGCCTTCTGGCTGCGCCCCTACCACCCGCCGGCGGAAGTGCCCGACGACGAGTACCCCTTCTGGCTCAGCACCGGCCGCATCCTGGAGCATTGGCACACCGGCTCCATGACCCGGCGGGTGCGCCAGCTGCACCAGGCGGCACCGCAGGCCTACGCCGAGCTCAACCGCGCCGACGCCGCCGAGATGGGCATCCAGGGGGGCGACCGCATCCGGCTGATCAGCCGCCGCGGAGAAATGGAGCTCACCGCCCAGATCGACGGCCGCGGAAAGCCACCCCGAGGCTCGGTCTTCGTACCTTTCTTTGACGAGTCGAAGCGCATCAACGAACTAACCTTGGACGCCATGGACAACATCAGCAAGGAGCCGGACTACAAGAAGTGCGCCGTGCGGGTGGAGCGGGCGTGA